One genomic segment of uncultured Ilyobacter sp. includes these proteins:
- a CDS encoding pyridoxamine 5'-phosphate oxidase family protein, with product MKSIKELKKLIDKVSSQQLFAVLATSHKNQPYTSLVAFAITKDLKKLVFITPRDTRKFNYLSENNMVSLMIDNSQNQKMDLSQAVGITISGKSKDSFGKEREDLLKIFLLKHPQMDEFALSKGCSVVSVDISRYDVVERFQNVSVLEFEEDS from the coding sequence ATGAAAAGTATAAAAGAATTAAAAAAACTCATTGATAAAGTGAGTTCACAGCAGCTTTTTGCAGTCCTTGCAACATCTCACAAAAATCAACCTTATACAAGTCTGGTGGCATTTGCAATCACAAAGGACCTTAAAAAACTTGTTTTTATAACTCCACGGGATACAAGAAAATTTAATTATTTATCAGAGAACAATATGGTCTCCCTCATGATCGATAACAGCCAAAATCAGAAGATGGATCTGTCTCAGGCTGTGGGGATAACTATAAGTGGGAAATCAAAAGACAGCTTTGGAAAAGAGAGGGAAGATCTCCTAAAAATATTTCTCTTAAAACATCCGCAGATGGATGAATTTGCACTTTCTAAGGGATGCTCTGTGGTATCTGTGGATATAAGTCGGTATGATGTGGTGGAAAGATTCCAAAATGTTTCCGTCCTCGAGTTTGAAGAGGACTCTTAG
- a CDS encoding LacI family DNA-binding transcriptional regulator, producing MTIKEIAKLAGVSTSTVSRVLNDSGYVKHDVRKRVEKIIDDTGYLPSDTAKDLKKKNTKLIGIIIPKLSSKTIGLVADGITKVLDENGYSSLLAKTGLDFEREMEFIKIFKQKRVDGIIFVATQISEEHVNLLKKMKIPTVFIGQDAGRYNFSCVVHNDYGATKEMTNYLVKKGHKKIGFIGVDEIDVAVGYERKRGYIDALCESEIEIDEELITMGNFEISSVDLSMKNLMEKTPTAILAVTDNLAIGVINYLLKNGYRVPEDVSVVGEGDSGIAEIYNPRLTTIRYQYLESGEEAGRVLMRILDTGKIEKKIMNYKLVERESVIKL from the coding sequence ATGACAATAAAAGAGATTGCAAAGTTAGCAGGGGTTTCTACCTCAACAGTTTCAAGAGTTTTAAATGATTCAGGCTATGTGAAACATGATGTAAGGAAAAGGGTAGAAAAGATAATAGACGATACAGGCTACCTCCCAAGTGACACTGCAAAAGACCTGAAGAAAAAAAATACAAAACTTATAGGAATTATAATACCAAAACTTAGTTCTAAGACCATAGGACTTGTAGCAGACGGTATAACAAAAGTTCTAGATGAAAATGGATATAGCTCCCTACTTGCAAAAACAGGATTAGATTTTGAAAGGGAGATGGAGTTTATAAAAATATTCAAACAGAAAAGAGTAGACGGGATTATTTTTGTAGCCACACAGATATCAGAGGAACATGTGAACCTATTGAAAAAAATGAAAATACCCACTGTTTTTATAGGTCAGGATGCAGGTAGGTATAATTTTTCCTGTGTTGTTCATAATGACTATGGTGCCACAAAAGAGATGACGAATTATCTTGTAAAGAAGGGGCATAAAAAGATAGGATTTATAGGTGTAGATGAAATAGATGTGGCAGTGGGCTATGAAAGAAAAAGAGGCTATATAGATGCTCTTTGCGAGAGTGAAATTGAGATAGATGAGGAATTAATCACCATGGGAAACTTCGAAATTTCCTCTGTGGACCTTTCCATGAAAAATCTTATGGAGAAAACCCCCACGGCAATACTAGCAGTTACCGATAACCTGGCTATAGGGGTCATAAATTACCTCTTGAAAAATGGTTACAGGGTTCCAGAAGATGTATCGGTAGTAGGAGAGGGAGATTCTGGAATAGCGGAGATCTACAATCCTAGACTGACAACTATAAGATATCAGTATTTAGAATCTGGAGAAGAAGCCGGAAGAGTTTTGATGAGGATTTTGGATACCGGTAAAATAGAAAAAAAAATAATGAATTATAAATTGGTAGAGAGAGAGAGTGTCATAAAACTATAG
- a CDS encoding glucose PTS transporter subunit IIA translates to MGILSKLFGCKSKTREKFVEIYSPIDGDIVDLADVPDEAFACRAIGDGVAIVPSENGDVIHSPVDADDMSIFETNHAVSFESREGLEIIVHFGVDTVNLGGKGFERIGKEGSSKIGDKLVRYDLEYLKSNAKSVKTPVIISNMEIVEEIERGSGKVKAGELLMKVKIK, encoded by the coding sequence ATGGGTATTCTATCAAAATTATTTGGATGTAAAAGTAAAACCAGAGAAAAGTTTGTGGAGATTTATTCTCCCATTGACGGTGATATAGTCGACCTTGCAGATGTGCCTGATGAGGCTTTTGCATGCAGAGCTATAGGGGACGGCGTAGCAATTGTTCCATCGGAAAATGGAGATGTGATACACTCACCGGTGGATGCAGATGATATGAGCATATTTGAAACAAACCACGCAGTGTCCTTTGAATCAAGAGAGGGACTAGAGATAATAGTACATTTCGGAGTGGACACAGTAAACTTAGGCGGAAAAGGTTTTGAAAGAATCGGTAAAGAAGGGTCATCAAAAATCGGTGATAAGTTGGTGAGGTACGATCTGGAGTACTTAAAATCCAATGCCAAATCGGTAAAAACTCCCGTTATAATATCAAATATGGAGATAGTAGAGGAGATAGAGAGGGGATCTGGAAAAGTAAAGGCAGGAGAACTTCTTATGAAGGTAAAAATAAAGTAG
- a CDS encoding sucrose-specific PTS transporter subunit IIBC produces the protein MNYKKIAHEIIECIGGRENISSAAHCATRLRLVLNDESSVNKERIEKIEGVKGAFSTAGQYQIILGQGVVNKVYAEMTGGGEIKASSKSEATKEAMKNLNILQKAARTLSNIFVPVIPAIVASGLLMGLLGMGARFNWFDSSSDIFALLDMFSNAAFVFLPILIAFSAAREFQCNSYLAAALGGILIHPALQNAWTVGGGISEFFQIGGLKVAKLGYQGTVLPILIAVWVMSHVEKNIRKIVPNVLDIILTPFLTILITGFVSLFVIGPAGRALGTGISLGLGAVLSGAGAVAGLIFGGVYSTIVITGVHHSFHAFEAEMIKNIGGNYLLPIWSMANVAQGGAAFAVFFKTKDKKLKSIALPSGISCLLGITEAAIFGVNLKLIKPFIGAAIGGALGGAYVVMTKVFMTGVGVTGIPGTAIVTTNSMVNYVIGMALALGGAFVSTWVMGFKENN, from the coding sequence ATGAATTACAAAAAAATAGCTCATGAGATAATCGAATGTATAGGTGGAAGAGAGAACATATCAAGTGCGGCCCACTGTGCCACAAGGCTGAGACTCGTGTTAAACGATGAGAGCAGCGTAAATAAAGAGAGAATAGAAAAAATAGAAGGGGTAAAGGGAGCATTTTCCACTGCAGGTCAGTATCAGATAATCTTGGGTCAGGGAGTTGTAAACAAAGTATATGCAGAGATGACAGGCGGTGGAGAGATAAAAGCCTCTTCAAAGAGTGAGGCAACGAAAGAAGCTATGAAAAACCTGAACATCTTGCAAAAAGCTGCCAGAACATTGTCAAATATATTTGTTCCGGTAATCCCTGCAATCGTTGCATCCGGGCTTTTAATGGGACTTTTGGGTATGGGAGCGAGATTCAACTGGTTCGATTCATCTAGCGATATTTTTGCTCTGTTAGATATGTTTTCCAACGCAGCCTTTGTATTTTTGCCAATACTCATAGCATTTTCAGCAGCTAGAGAATTTCAATGTAACTCTTATCTTGCAGCAGCTCTCGGAGGAATTTTAATCCATCCGGCCCTTCAAAATGCCTGGACTGTTGGTGGAGGGATCTCAGAATTTTTTCAGATCGGCGGACTCAAGGTAGCAAAATTAGGTTATCAGGGAACGGTGCTTCCTATACTCATAGCTGTATGGGTCATGTCTCATGTGGAAAAAAATATAAGAAAGATTGTTCCCAATGTTCTTGATATTATACTGACTCCCTTTTTGACAATACTCATTACAGGCTTTGTATCACTTTTTGTAATTGGACCTGCAGGAAGAGCCTTAGGTACAGGGATATCTCTTGGACTTGGAGCGGTTCTGAGCGGGGCAGGTGCAGTTGCGGGACTTATCTTCGGTGGGGTTTACTCCACGATAGTTATAACAGGAGTTCATCACTCTTTCCATGCCTTTGAAGCTGAGATGATAAAAAATATAGGCGGAAATTATCTGCTGCCTATTTGGTCTATGGCCAATGTGGCTCAGGGTGGAGCAGCCTTTGCAGTATTCTTCAAAACCAAGGACAAAAAATTAAAATCCATAGCCCTTCCTTCTGGAATATCTTGCTTACTAGGAATAACCGAAGCTGCTATATTCGGTGTGAATTTGAAACTGATCAAACCTTTTATAGGTGCTGCCATTGGAGGGGCCTTAGGTGGGGCATATGTAGTTATGACAAAAGTCTTTATGACGGGGGTTGGAGTAACTGGTATACCTGGAACCGCAATTGTAACTACAAATTCCATGGTTAATTACGTTATAGGGATGGCCCTTGCCCTTGGAGGAGCCTTTGTTTCTACGTGGGTAATGGGCTTCAAAGAAAATAATTAG
- a CDS encoding sucrose-6-phosphate hydrolase, with protein sequence MSELIKKALGEIKSKKNSVEKDYHRLDYHLMAPTGLINDPNGFSYYRGKYHLFYQWNPFECNHKTKFWGHFQSEDLVSWENKSPVLAPEDWYDKNGCYSGSAIEKDGQLILFYTGNVKDQYGNRETYQCLAVSDNGEEFQKLGPVITNQPNGYTRHFRDPKVWKDREIYYSVIGAQRDNLTGAAVLYSSNDIKNWSFLGEIKTDLENFGYMWECPDYFEINGEGVFIFSPQGIDAENDKYNNIYQSGYVLGKLDPKTVNLRHGEFSELDRGFDFYAPQTMIDKNGRRIMMAWAGLPEVDYPTENMGWLHCLTMPRELLIIDGKLVQKPVEEMKKIRKDFVEVQDLFSGKKSYPDIEGDSFEMICRLKSIDAGEVGINLRVGNNEKTVLKYDYSEKKVILDRGSSGEIFAEEYGTVRKCFLDSLEIVFHIFMDKSLIEVFINDGEEVFTARIFPDEKSSGIEFFSDGKTEISIKKWNI encoded by the coding sequence ATGTCTGAATTAATTAAAAAGGCTCTAGGCGAGATAAAGAGTAAAAAAAACTCTGTAGAAAAAGATTACCACAGACTAGATTATCACCTAATGGCTCCCACAGGTCTTATAAATGATCCCAATGGCTTCAGTTATTACAGAGGGAAATACCATCTTTTTTACCAATGGAATCCATTTGAGTGCAATCACAAAACAAAATTTTGGGGTCATTTCCAAAGTGAGGATCTGGTTTCATGGGAAAATAAGTCTCCTGTACTGGCTCCCGAGGATTGGTACGATAAAAATGGATGTTATTCTGGGAGTGCTATAGAGAAAGACGGTCAGCTGATTTTATTTTATACAGGGAATGTAAAGGATCAGTATGGTAACAGAGAGACTTACCAGTGTCTGGCGGTATCTGATAACGGAGAGGAGTTTCAGAAACTAGGGCCTGTCATTACAAATCAGCCTAATGGGTATACCAGACATTTTAGGGATCCTAAAGTTTGGAAAGATAGAGAGATCTACTATTCTGTCATAGGAGCCCAAAGAGATAATCTAACAGGTGCAGCGGTTCTGTATAGTTCTAATGATATTAAAAATTGGAGTTTTTTAGGAGAGATAAAAACTGACCTTGAAAATTTTGGATATATGTGGGAATGCCCTGATTATTTTGAGATAAATGGAGAGGGAGTTTTTATATTTTCACCTCAGGGAATAGATGCAGAAAATGACAAATACAATAATATATATCAGTCTGGATATGTGCTAGGAAAACTAGACCCTAAAACAGTAAACCTTCGGCACGGAGAATTTAGTGAATTAGATAGGGGATTTGACTTTTATGCACCTCAGACAATGATAGATAAAAATGGAAGAAGGATAATGATGGCCTGGGCTGGCCTTCCTGAAGTTGATTACCCTACAGAAAACATGGGCTGGCTACACTGCCTTACAATGCCTAGAGAGCTTCTGATAATAGACGGAAAACTTGTACAAAAGCCTGTAGAAGAGATGAAAAAAATCAGAAAAGACTTTGTTGAGGTTCAAGATTTGTTTTCAGGTAAAAAAAGCTATCCTGATATAGAAGGCGATTCTTTTGAGATGATATGCAGGTTGAAAAGTATAGATGCAGGGGAAGTAGGTATAAATCTCAGAGTTGGAAACAATGAAAAAACAGTTTTGAAATATGATTATTCTGAAAAAAAAGTGATACTAGACAGAGGTAGTTCTGGAGAAATCTTTGCCGAAGAATATGGAACTGTTAGGAAATGTTTTCTAGATTCTTTAGAGATTGTCTTTCACATATTTATGGATAAGTCGTTAATAGAGGTTTTTATAAATGATGGTGAAGAAGTTTTCACTGCGAGAATATTTCCAGATGAAAAAAGCAGTGGAATTGAGTTCTTTTCAGACGGAAAAACAGAGATCAGCATAAAAAAATGGAATATATGA
- a CDS encoding carbohydrate kinase, with translation MNPKIVCIGELLIDFICKDIDSDLVDGESFEKKAGGAPANVCAAAAKLGQKVGFIGKVGNDSFGKFLERTLTETGVDTKMLYFDREKPTTLAFVSLRKDGERDFIFNRGADENLSFGELDLKNLKDTKIFHFGSATALLGGNLKKTYYELMKYAKSKGAFVSFDPNWRGALFGERKEEFVAESIKCLAYADFTKVSDEEARIISGKENLEEAVDEIHKYGTPVVVVTLGKDGTLLSIDGKKIVVKSIEVKSIDSTGAGDAFIGAVLYKLSMEENPKEVICTLEKSKEIVGFANKVGAITCTKLGAIAALPTLDDLEKIKTENNIVN, from the coding sequence ATGAATCCAAAAATAGTATGCATAGGGGAGCTCTTGATAGATTTTATATGCAAGGACATAGACAGTGACCTTGTAGACGGAGAAAGTTTTGAAAAAAAAGCCGGAGGAGCTCCTGCCAATGTCTGTGCAGCAGCAGCAAAGCTAGGTCAGAAAGTCGGCTTTATAGGTAAGGTAGGCAATGATTCCTTTGGGAAATTTTTAGAGCGAACACTCACAGAAACAGGTGTGGACACAAAAATGTTATATTTTGACAGGGAAAAACCTACAACTCTTGCCTTTGTTTCCCTTAGGAAAGATGGAGAAAGAGATTTTATTTTCAATAGGGGCGCTGACGAGAATCTATCTTTTGGAGAACTAGACTTAAAAAATCTAAAAGATACTAAAATATTTCATTTCGGGTCGGCTACGGCACTTTTAGGTGGAAATCTCAAGAAAACTTATTATGAACTTATGAAGTATGCAAAATCAAAAGGGGCCTTTGTGTCATTTGATCCAAACTGGAGAGGAGCACTTTTCGGTGAGAGAAAAGAGGAGTTTGTAGCTGAAAGTATAAAATGTCTTGCCTATGCAGATTTTACCAAGGTGAGTGATGAGGAGGCCCGGATCATAAGTGGTAAGGAAAACCTTGAAGAAGCTGTAGACGAGATCCATAAATATGGAACACCAGTTGTTGTAGTGACACTTGGAAAAGATGGAACTCTTCTGAGCATAGATGGAAAAAAAATCGTGGTAAAGAGTATAGAGGTTAAATCCATAGATTCTACAGGGGCAGGAGATGCCTTTATAGGGGCTGTTCTTTATAAACTTTCCATGGAAGAAAATCCAAAGGAAGTAATATGCACCCTTGAAAAATCTAAGGAAATAGTGGGCTTTGCCAATAAAGTCGGAGCAATTACATGCACTAAATTGGGAGCTATAGCAGCTCTTCCTACATTAGATGATTTAGAAAAAATAAAGACAGAAAATAATATTGTCAATTGA
- the queC gene encoding 7-cyano-7-deazaguanine synthase QueC, giving the protein MQNIIDKNRCVLVFSGGQDSSTLLFWAKKQFKEVIALSFNYGQKHDLELQCAKDICKKYEVEHHILDMGLLSQLASNALTRTDITVDKEAPKEGLPNTFVDGRNMIFLTFASIFAKQRNINHIITGVSQSDFSGYPDCRDIFIKSISTTLSLAMDYQFVVDTPLMWLNKAETWKMADDLGVLDIIKNETLTCYNGIIGNGCGECPACKLRKNGYVEFKRKF; this is encoded by the coding sequence ATGCAAAATATAATAGATAAAAACAGATGCGTATTGGTTTTTAGCGGCGGACAGGACAGCTCTACACTACTCTTTTGGGCAAAGAAACAATTTAAAGAGGTTATCGCTCTGTCATTTAATTATGGTCAGAAACATGATCTGGAACTTCAGTGTGCTAAAGACATCTGTAAAAAATACGAGGTAGAACACCATATCCTTGATATGGGGCTTCTCAGCCAGCTGGCTTCAAATGCTCTAACAAGAACAGATATCACGGTAGATAAAGAAGCTCCTAAAGAGGGCCTCCCAAATACATTTGTAGATGGAAGAAACATGATCTTTCTGACTTTCGCCTCTATATTTGCAAAACAAAGAAATATCAATCACATCATAACAGGAGTATCCCAAAGTGACTTCAGCGGTTATCCAGACTGCAGGGATATATTTATAAAATCTATCAGCACAACTCTCAGTCTTGCTATGGACTACCAGTTTGTAGTGGATACACCTCTTATGTGGCTAAACAAAGCCGAAACATGGAAGATGGCAGATGACCTCGGTGTACTTGATATAATCAAAAATGAAACACTTACATGCTACAACGGAATAATCGGAAATGGATGTGGAGAATGTCCAGCCTGTAAGCTTAGAAAAAATGGATATGTTGAATTTAAAAGAAAATTTTAA
- the folE gene encoding GTP cyclohydrolase I FolE, giving the protein MKKIDKRKIEEHIRGILEALGDNPDRPGLLDTPKRVANMYAEIFLGLAYTNDDIAEMYGVTFDEEDIYTEPGSDMVLMKDIDIFSHCEHHLSLMYNMTVAVAYIPKEKVIGLSKIARIADMVSRRPQLQERIGKDIAEIIQKVTQSNDVAVIIKGEHGCMTTRGIKKPGTKTITTTLRGRFKSEEALYGRLMELYRS; this is encoded by the coding sequence ATGAAAAAAATAGATAAGAGAAAAATAGAAGAACATATAAGAGGAATATTAGAAGCCCTAGGAGACAACCCTGACAGGCCTGGTCTTTTGGACACTCCAAAGAGAGTGGCAAACATGTATGCAGAGATATTTTTAGGTCTTGCCTATACAAATGACGATATCGCAGAGATGTACGGAGTTACTTTTGACGAAGAGGATATATACACCGAACCTGGGAGTGATATGGTCCTTATGAAAGATATAGATATATTTTCCCACTGTGAGCACCATCTTTCACTTATGTACAATATGACAGTAGCTGTTGCATACATACCTAAAGAAAAGGTGATTGGCCTTAGTAAAATAGCCCGTATAGCAGACATGGTTTCAAGAAGACCTCAGCTTCAAGAGAGAATAGGAAAAGACATAGCAGAGATAATCCAGAAGGTAACTCAAAGTAATGATGTGGCTGTAATAATAAAGGGTGAACACGGATGTATGACAACCAGGGGTATAAAGAAACCTGGGACCAAAACTATTACTACTACTTTGAGGGGAAGGTTTAAGTCAGAAGAAGCACTTTATGGAAGACTTATGGAACTTTACAGATCATAG
- the queE gene encoding putative 7-carboxy-7-deazaguanine synthase QueE has product MNYKVVETFVSINGEGKKSGELAVFTRLAGCNLRCSYCDTMWANQDDVVFTLMSKEEIYDYIKSSGVKNVTLTGGEPLIQEGVGELIDYLMMDENLCIEVETNGSIAIQSFRKNHGRRLSFTMDYKGSSSLMEDKMLMKNFETLTEFDTVKFVVGNKQDLFKAKEIMDNYHLTEVCHVFFSPIYGDIDGETIVEFMKSNRLNRVRLQIQLHKIIWSPEERGV; this is encoded by the coding sequence ATGAATTATAAAGTTGTAGAAACCTTTGTTAGCATAAACGGAGAGGGTAAAAAATCCGGAGAATTGGCGGTATTTACAAGACTGGCAGGATGCAACTTGAGGTGCAGCTACTGTGACACCATGTGGGCCAACCAAGATGATGTAGTCTTTACTTTAATGAGCAAGGAAGAAATTTATGATTATATCAAGAGCTCCGGAGTGAAAAACGTAACCCTCACAGGGGGAGAGCCTCTTATACAGGAAGGAGTTGGAGAACTGATTGATTATCTCATGATGGATGAGAATCTCTGTATAGAGGTGGAAACAAACGGAAGTATAGCCATTCAGAGTTTCAGAAAAAATCATGGCAGAAGATTATCATTTACAATGGATTATAAGGGATCCTCAAGCCTTATGGAAGACAAGATGCTTATGAAAAATTTTGAGACTCTCACAGAATTTGACACAGTAAAATTTGTGGTGGGAAATAAACAAGACCTTTTCAAAGCAAAAGAAATTATGGACAATTACCATCTGACAGAAGTGTGTCATGTGTTTTTCAGTCCGATATATGGAGATATTGATGGAGAGACTATAGTTGAATTTATGAAAAGCAACAGGTTAAATAGAGTAAGGCTACAGATACAGCTTCATAAAATTATATGGAGCCCAGAAGAAAGAGGTGTATAA
- the queD gene encoding 6-carboxytetrahydropterin synthase QueD has product MYILTAEHHFDSAHFLKGYNGKCANIHGHRWRVVAEVEGEKLFSGGQLRDMVVDFGDLKKDIKKMVDIYDHSLIIEADSMRRETLSFLKEDGFNIIEVDFRPTAERFASKFYKELENMGYRVKRIYVYETPTNCAIYEGLVR; this is encoded by the coding sequence ATGTATATATTGACAGCAGAGCACCATTTTGACAGTGCCCATTTTCTAAAGGGTTACAATGGAAAATGTGCCAATATCCACGGCCACAGATGGAGAGTCGTGGCAGAGGTTGAGGGGGAGAAGCTTTTTTCCGGGGGACAGCTGAGAGACATGGTGGTAGATTTTGGTGATCTTAAAAAAGATATAAAGAAAATGGTGGACATTTATGACCACTCCCTCATTATAGAGGCAGATTCAATGAGAAGAGAGACTCTCTCGTTCTTAAAGGAAGACGGTTTCAATATTATAGAGGTGGATTTTAGACCCACGGCAGAGAGATTTGCAAGTAAGTTTTACAAAGAACTAGAAAATATGGGATACAGAGTTAAGAGAATCTATGTCTATGAAACTCCTACTAACTGTGCCATCTATGAAGGGCTGGTGAGATAG
- a CDS encoding acyl-CoA dehydratase activase: MKVVGIDLGSREVKIAVMEDMKLLKKLKVSTVSFYRDYCSYDGKILVDLKKLGIGEIDRAVSTGYGRNNTDLETFTPINEIKAHVYGASFQSKLKNFILLDIGGQDVKVVKVEKGISTDLDLNDKCAASCGRYLENMSTVLETPLEELSKHHENPVELNSTCAVFSESELIGCIAEGISLERLCAGVNYSMYKRLKPLLTKFCGRTLVVTGGVAQNEAIKKYLQNDYDTIKEVEDPQFNGAIGCCYFADNHMKK, from the coding sequence TTGAAAGTTGTAGGAATAGATTTAGGAAGCCGAGAGGTAAAAATAGCCGTCATGGAAGATATGAAACTCTTGAAAAAACTCAAGGTAAGCACAGTTTCATTTTATCGGGACTACTGCTCCTATGACGGAAAAATCCTGGTTGATCTAAAAAAACTGGGAATAGGAGAGATAGACCGTGCTGTGTCTACAGGATACGGACGTAATAACACAGATTTAGAGACATTTACACCTATAAACGAGATAAAAGCCCATGTCTACGGTGCCTCCTTTCAGAGTAAGCTAAAAAACTTCATCCTCTTAGATATAGGGGGACAGGATGTAAAAGTGGTGAAGGTGGAAAAAGGAATATCTACAGACCTTGATCTAAATGACAAGTGTGCAGCCTCTTGCGGGAGATACCTCGAAAACATGAGCACTGTACTAGAAACTCCCTTAGAGGAACTATCAAAACATCATGAAAATCCTGTAGAGTTAAATTCTACCTGTGCAGTTTTTTCTGAGTCTGAACTTATAGGGTGTATCGCTGAGGGGATCTCACTAGAGAGGCTCTGTGCCGGGGTGAACTACTCTATGTACAAGAGACTGAAACCACTTCTCACAAAATTTTGTGGAAGAACCCTTGTTGTTACTGGTGGAGTGGCTCAAAATGAAGCAATTAAAAAATATCTGCAAAATGATTATGACACTATAAAAGAGGTAGAGGACCCGCAGTTTAACGGGGCCATAGGATGCTGCTATTTTGCAGACAATCATATGAAAAAATAA
- a CDS encoding 2-hydroxyacyl-CoA dehydratase — translation MKKIGITTTVPTEVLIAAGYIPVDLNNLFITSDEYYKYIDLAERDGFPKSMCAWIKGIYGACLENNITEIIGVTEGDCSNTKVLLEVLKSKGVKGHPFAFPHCHTREAVKREINKFMDNFEVSIEKVEKVRQEINLLRKDAIRLDELTYMDEKADGFENHLFQLCLSDFDGNMKKYGEFLKEKINHIEKREKNPKKLRLGYLGVPPMQVDLHHFVEKFDARFVYNEVQREFAFPRAIEAENIFEQYYDYTYPYDIEYRLKDIIEQVKLRKLDGIIHYTQAFCHRAIEDIILKERLDIPVMNIEGDKMNSLDARTKLRLEAFLDMLHDLKS, via the coding sequence ATGAAGAAGATAGGAATAACAACAACAGTGCCCACAGAAGTTCTGATAGCTGCAGGATATATCCCTGTAGACCTCAACAACCTTTTTATAACTTCTGACGAGTATTATAAATATATAGATTTGGCTGAAAGAGACGGCTTCCCAAAAAGTATGTGTGCCTGGATCAAGGGTATCTACGGGGCTTGCCTTGAAAACAACATTACCGAGATTATCGGGGTCACAGAGGGAGACTGTTCTAACACAAAGGTTTTATTAGAAGTCCTGAAGAGTAAAGGGGTAAAAGGTCATCCCTTTGCATTTCCCCACTGCCACACTAGAGAGGCAGTGAAAAGAGAGATAAATAAATTTATGGATAATTTCGAAGTTTCAATAGAAAAAGTAGAAAAAGTGAGACAAGAGATAAACTTATTGAGAAAAGACGCCATAAGACTTGACGAACTAACATATATGGATGAAAAAGCCGATGGTTTTGAAAATCACCTTTTCCAGCTTTGCCTCAGCGATTTTGACGGAAATATGAAAAAATACGGTGAATTTCTCAAGGAAAAAATAAACCATATAGAAAAAAGAGAAAAAAATCCAAAGAAACTCCGGCTCGGATACTTGGGGGTACCTCCTATGCAGGTAGACCTTCACCACTTCGTAGAAAAATTTGATGCGAGATTTGTATACAATGAAGTGCAAAGGGAGTTTGCCTTCCCAAGGGCTATCGAAGCAGAAAATATCTTTGAACAATATTATGACTATACATATCCATATGATATAGAGTACCGTCTCAAAGACATCATAGAACAGGTGAAGCTCAGAAAACTTGACGGGATAATCCATTATACCCAGGCATTCTGCCACAGGGCCATAGAGGATATTATTCTAAAGGAAAGATTAGATATACCTGTTATGAATATAGAAGGGGACAAAATGAATTCCCTAGATGCCAGAACGAAGCTTCGCCTAGAGGCATTCTTAGATATGCTTCACGATTTAAAAAGTTAG